In Moraxella nasovis, the sequence GACCATGGCGTTATTTTTGACGTTTTTGGATAAATAAGCAAACGAAATTTTGAAGCATAGCCATTCTAAAAAGGAATGGCTATAAAAAGAGTGGCTAAAAGAGTAGTAAGAAAAACGTGAATTGGGTAAATTTTAAGGTGTGTTAAATTTGTCTAGATACCCGCTTATCCATTTGGTCATCGCCATCACTTTTGGGGTGTGAGCAAGGCGACTTTGGTAGGTCATGTAGTAGGCGTTTTGGCTTTGTAGTTTTTGATTGATTGCCAGCACAAGTGTGCCATCATTTAACTCTTTATCCACAAAACGCTTTGGCACAAGGGCAATGCCACAGCCAATCATGGCAGCATTGATACACGCAAAAAAGCTGTCAAATTTTGCCCCAATAAGCGTCTGGCACGCCACGCCAAGCTCGGCAAAATACGCCTGCCACATGGTTGGGCGAGAGCGGATTTGCAAAAGGGGATAATGAGTAAGCTTATCTGAGTCTGTCTCCTTGGGCAGATAATCAGGGCGACACACCGCCACCATATATTCATCAAAGAGCTTAACAGCGTCCATACCCACCCACACCCCATTACCAAACAAAAACGCCATGTCCACACCGCCAGTATCTACAAGTGGCTCGGCAACCTCCTTGATGTCTAAATGGATAAGTGGGTGGCTTGCCCCAAAGCCTTTTAGGGCAGGAATGAGCCATTTGGCACAAAAGGTAGGGTGGCAGGCGATGGAGAGTATCTCGCCTTCTTGGTGTTTGACCATCATGGATAGGCTTGCGTGCTGAATTTGTGCCAAGATGGCAAGCGTGTCTTTATAATAACTTTGCCCAGCAGGCGACAGCTCAATACCTTGATTGACACGATAAAACAGCTGTACACCAAGCAATTCTTCTAATTGGGCAACCTGTTTGCTGACTGCACTTTGGGTCATGTGCAGCTCTTTACCTGCTTTGGTGAAACTAAGATGCCGTCCTGCCGCCTCAAAGCATTGCAAGGCGGTGGTTGATGGGTATTTGCGAAAGTTGGTTGTATGCATGTTGGGTTTAGTAATTGGTATTTACTGAAAATTTTAGCATACTGTAAATAAAAAAAGCCAGTCAAATCAGACTGGCTTTTTTGGAATAGTGGCATCCCATAGGGGATTCGAACCCCTGTTACCGCCGTGAAAGGGCGGTGTCCTAGGCCTCTAGACGAATGGGACGCATAGAGTGGGTAGTAGACACCAATATATCTTTTAACCCGAAAACGACAAATAAGCCGTTATAACAACGTAAGAATGCTTTAAAAGCGTGCCTAGGTGCTTACGTTGAACTTAGCGTTACTGGTGGAGCTAAGCGGAGTCGAACCGCTGACCCCTTGCATGCCATGCAAGTGCTCTACCAACTGAGCTATAGCCCCTTTGCTAAGGTGGGCGTATTATATAAGCTCATCTTTATTTTGTCAAATCAAAATTTGAAAAAATCATTTAAAAATTATTTAACTTTATGATTTTAAATCATTTTATTTTTAATTGGCAGGGGCTACCAAGTGAGTGTGCCTGCATTATTCAGTGTTATTTGTATGAGTTATTTGGGTGTCTGTAATGCTTATAAGAGTGTCGTTTTTTAACCTTTTGGCGTGGTTAAAATACGTTTATGACCTGCTATGCAACCTAAAAAAAGCTTAGAAAAAAAGCTTAGGTCATATAAGATAACCTAAGCTTTTTGGCAATTTTGACCTACCAGATTAAGCTAAAAAGTTAGGCAATCTTGCGTTTGTTTCTTCTAGTTTTTTTAGCTTTTTTTTGCCCATGCCACCAAGCACTTCACACGCATGACGCAGACGAGCCAAGGTCATATCTGCACCGATGACGTACATAGAATTCATCACAGGCGTGCTGGCAGTCGTACCTGCAATCGCCACAAAAAACGGCTGCATAAAATCTTTTAGCTTAATCTCAAAATGAGCCGACAAGCCTTTCATGACAGCGTAAATATTCTCTTCGCTCCATGTAGGTAGGGCTTCAAGCTGCCATGTGGCAAGGTATAAAATCTCTAAAATCTGCTCACTCGTTAATGACTTATGAGTAAAATCATCTGCCGTAATATTTGGCAAATTGGTAAAATAAAAGCCTGCCCAATTTACCGCGTCTGATAAAGTGTTAATGCGTGGTTGTATGGCTTTAGCAATGGCATTTAGCTTGTCATCATTACTTGCCCATGCTAACAGGCGGTTTTTAAGCTCACAGCTGTCCATTGCACGTAAGTACTCGCCATTTAGCCAGTAGAGTTTTTCGATATCAAATACAGGCCCGCCAAGCGACACACGAGTGATGTCAAAGCTTGCAATCATCTCATCAAGTGTAAATTTTTCTGCTTCATTAGGTAAGCTATAACCCATACG encodes:
- a CDS encoding LysR substrate-binding domain-containing protein → MHTTNFRKYPSTTALQCFEAAGRHLSFTKAGKELHMTQSAVSKQVAQLEELLGVQLFYRVNQGIELSPAGQSYYKDTLAILAQIQHASLSMMVKHQEGEILSIACHPTFCAKWLIPALKGFGASHPLIHLDIKEVAEPLVDTGGVDMAFLFGNGVWVGMDAVKLFDEYMVAVCRPDYLPKETDSDKLTHYPLLQIRSRPTMWQAYFAELGVACQTLIGAKFDSFFACINAAMIGCGIALVPKRFVDKELNDGTLVLAINQKLQSQNAYYMTYQSRLAHTPKVMAMTKWISGYLDKFNTP